A genomic region of uncultured Methanobrevibacter sp. contains the following coding sequences:
- the aroD gene encoding type I 3-dehydroquinate dehydratase, with protein MYSETKIAIPIFQRNKEDILKVANDCIIKGADILELRIDGMDNPNPKIVKEIIEEINFPTIATNRTSKEGGSFRGSEEDRIAILRECCDVADYVDVELQTDRELIESITETGVTSIISYHNFKQTPDLDILMDIVIQEKQLGDIAKIAVMPNTLEDTLTILPLMSHFDNVVAISMGELGSYTRVIASKFNAPFTFAVVNDNTAPGQIDIDTMKSLMNSDLINTDDLK; from the coding sequence GTGTACAGTGAAACTAAAATAGCAATTCCAATTTTCCAAAGGAACAAGGAAGACATCTTGAAAGTTGCTAACGATTGCATAATTAAAGGTGCTGATATTCTTGAGCTTAGAATAGATGGTATGGATAATCCTAACCCTAAGATTGTTAAGGAAATCATAGAAGAGATCAATTTCCCAACAATAGCAACCAATAGAACCTCTAAGGAAGGAGGATCATTTAGAGGAAGCGAAGAGGATAGAATAGCTATTCTTAGAGAATGCTGTGATGTGGCTGATTATGTTGATGTAGAGCTCCAAACAGATAGAGAACTCATTGAATCAATTACAGAAACTGGAGTAACATCCATCATTTCTTACCATAACTTCAAGCAAACTCCTGATTTGGACATATTAATGGACATTGTAATCCAGGAAAAACAGCTTGGAGACATTGCAAAGATAGCAGTTATGCCTAATACATTAGAGGATACATTGACAATTTTACCTTTAATGTCTCACTTCGATAACGTTGTAGCTATTTCCATGGGAGAATTGGGAAGTTATACAAGGGTTATTGCATCTAAATTCAATGCACCATTTACTTTTGCTGTAGTAAATGACAATACAGCACCTGGACAAATAGACATTGATACAATGAAATCATTGATGAACAGTGATTTGATAAATACAGATGATTTGAAATAA